gatacaatttcaagctctatgcttattgtgataggtttacttgatattgtttaggttctagctaatcttcttggagcttggagaattaggcttttgcagttgcgaggtaagtagcttcttaatgagatatttttggaaaaataaccATATTTCATAAATGATGTTCTTGGGTCAAACAcgttttggaaaattatatatggatatatgttttcttaaaattgttgtgttgtgaccctattacatattattatatataaaaatgtatcatatttggtattgcatttggggaaaggcatgaattgttgatatggaaaaatgagcatcttttatttaatctttggtaaggaaattatgtattttatggtatattagaaaatttaaagatgtttatcttgtcttgttatgtgggaaattgatagaaaatctcttgacaagaatgaagttgaaaaccttacaaactttgtggaagttaaattatttaagatttttctgaAACTACCTGGttataaactatgtatttgaaaGGAAATGTATACCTGTGagttttatgtggttttaacaccatgccatgtgtgattttcCGGTGATCATTCAATTTGGttttcgtagtctttgtgacaacggaaTCAACCTAGGTTAGTATTCTTTCGCTTTGGACAATGCGTTCTTCCTTGCTGTTCATGGGGGGAAGAGattccttgattgtgtgtgggtgaggctgttGTCCATAGGGCCAAAAGACCACATGCAAAAGATGTCCTATTTGACGCGCTCTCTCTGCTGCTCATGTGGGGAGAGAAAAAgcttgagggtatgggtgagactgctgtccatggggccaagagtctgcataccagagaggacaatatcatgctagttgtgaatgggtggatctCCTGACCGatctatgtggtagtgtggtatatttgtgataaattGCCGTATGTcagattttattgttttggaaattatattgttaatgctcacagattatagtatatagtttcaatgtatttactttgagaaattttatgttttattatttaatcattcttgtcatattattataattgaagatgaaacttgcatttcccccacccccattaattatgctacttactgggctgTGTCTCAtcctattatttttataaacttttcaaagTAGGCAACAATATCTTGAGACAGCTTTTTTGGTGGCTaatagtagttagactaactactgatggaggCTGAACTTTTATAATGGAGTTATTTGATGTTGTACATCTTAGAATAgacttgacttttttttttttttttttttggtatattatagtggttgtgactgTATTCCcattgatgggacaagctgtTGATACGTAATTGTTATtcagacctctattcttttgtggccaatggtctTTGTAATTAATACTTAGAGCTTtgacttactttgagagtatattcaatggaattattatgataattcttgatgttaatacttgataggatttatgtggattgaattgtcaaaaagtaaaaatttacagGTGCGTGACACCTTTTGTATATATATGACATATTACCGCTAAATTTAGTGGTTGGTTTACATCAATACGAAATATTCAAATTGGTGCATGGACTTTTATAAGTTATACAAGTTAGAGTCATGTGAAGATTTTGACAATCAATGGCTTCAAGTTACGACAAAATATGACATGATGCTCtctaaaaaatatgtaattaatttATATCAAATCAAGCATTTTTGGGTACCATGTTACCTTCATGGGCTTTCTTTTTGGTGGAATGACAACAACCGGAAGATCGGAAAGTACAAATGAATTTATTAAACAGTTTGTTAGTTCTCACACAAACTTGATCCAACTCATCAAACAAGTAAGTCATTATTTACcattgatttcttttgttgtataatttttttgttgttaatattTGTAGTCTTCATGTGTCAtacaaaagtttttaatttattttactatttgtaATTTTAGGTTGATCTTGCCATTGAAGATATTGAGCAAACACAATCACATGATACGGTGTTGGAGACATATAGAGGTTCTTCTTTAAGATCAATGTCACCGTTAGAAGACCAAGCACATAATGTTTTGATGCCCTATGCTTTCAAGATTTTTCAAGAGGAATTTGGGAGAGCAACACAATATTCGGTGCTTCAAGAAAATGGTATTGAATTTGTGCTACAATATTATAAAGATGAAACTAGTCAAAGGCACAAAGTATTATGGGATGGTAAGATGACATATTGTAGTTacaagaattttgaattttgaattttggggtATACTTTGTTGTCATGTACTTAGTGTATTCCTCCATAAAGATTGTTACCAAATTCCATCCTTGTATTTGCCACCACATTGGTGTCGTGAAGCATCATTAAGTGAAAAGGAATTGCTAGTGTTGGACGATGAAAATTTAGTGGACaaggaaaatatggttgatgcTAATATTAATGATATGATTGATGATAATTGCTTCATTAATTGTCCTCCACTCTCAAAGACAAAAGGTCGTCCGAAGCAAAAACGaatgaaaaagacaaaagaagtCTTGTGGCCTTTGCAAGCATGTTGGCCATAACATCTTAACATGTCTGGAGAAAGATAATTGTACTTCCTCAAATGGTgcggaaaaaagaaaaaaaatgtacttcAAGTGAAATTGGATCGAATCCAATATTTTCTTTGAAATGTTAGGCATAAACTCTTGAgcttgtaaaagaaaaaaattatgacaataTTGTGTTTGTTAATTTTGACAATATTATGTCATTGgacaatattaattttgacaatataatgtctttgttaattttgacgcttctcttgtttttttttggttttacatTTCCATTTTGACAATATTATGCTAGTGAATATTCCCATTATCATTTTCAATATTATGTCATTGTACTAAAACACTTCTttctacctttttttattttttattttttataatgaatttacttaattttttatcaGGGACTCaataaatactaatttaaataaaatattcttgaAGAAATTTAAATCATGCTTAAATTGCGCATTTATAAGGGATTCAAACCTAAACTCTAATCCATGGTGATATTACATTGTTAGTCCCTAATATTTATCTACTAGTGCTTTCGTCCCTAAAGTATTAAGTGAATGTTATTGGTCTTTAAAGTATCAGCTTAGACAACTTAAtgtatttgttattgttttaactttcttttttggtgtaCCCATAACATAAacaattcaatcaaaattagtatttttcttCGGGTTGAGAAGTATTTTCAATTCTACCCACCATAGTCAGGTTGAAAAAAGATCTAACCCAACCTAGCCCACCTAGATCGggttggaattaaaaaaaaaaataattaagcatTCAAACAACACTGATACAAATAAGAGCAAATTTAGAACCTAATAAGCCTGAGCCTACTACCAAActaacacaaactattttattagtGCTTCAAAGTTAGTAGGATATCAGATAGCTCTATCCTAACTCAGttgataaataaaagaataaataataaaattatataatatattttttaaatatatattaaatataggtggGTCGGGTTAGGCAAATTTACTGACTCGCCAACCTCTAAAAACTGACCCAAACCAATAGGTTAGGTAGAATTGGATCTGTTTTGGCGGATCAACGACTTGGTTGCACACCCCTAGCCTCTTATAGCAGAATAAATAAAGGGTAAagagttgaaaaagaaaatttaagatttgaGTTTCCTCTTGTGAATTTATGTTCTCTTATCCTTCCTTATTTGTTTGGTTACAAATCTTCATTAAtggtagataaaaaaaatattaatgtcaCTAGTAGATCCAGatgagaaccaataacaacttattacGTAagctttattatgaaattgttatgaaaatattgtgtaaatagcacaaattttttttctaaagaaaaatatcacTAATTTAAAAAGTTTGGAGATACAATAAAGGACAAAGTTCAGCTAAAAAACTAGTTGTAGCTTAAgactacaactttactcaataaaataaatattactacatattttgaaaatctaatcattgAATTACATGTGCTACATGTTCTTAATACATGTgccaaattttgtatcaatcaatATTATtcactatatgatctataagcttatatattatgcataattgtttttaaggaaataaagtgcatatattatgcataattttaaaccacaaaaacttgaaatttaaaatttattgatgacataactattgatcttaaaaatataagaagaagatgtaatttaatagtgaatttgtcaaaattcacctccaataaaaagatattacaacaaattttgtaatcTATGGTTACAACCAATTATGtggctaaattttgtcctacaATAAAACGtgacaatattttcacaatattttttgttttttgttgtggtCAAtcctaatataatatttattaatttatttaattttgtcttcACATACGAAAGATTTGAAACTCAACTGTTGGGAAAATTTTGTgataatttgttgtattgtactacaatttgtaatttttattttgtaagatTCCTTCTATGATAGACACGTATCCCAGAGTTTTGTTGTTCCATAAATCACATCTCATCTCATTAGCAGCAAGAATCAAGTCATTGAGAGTTTTTCCTCATTTTCACCAATTTTAGTAAGTGTTTAGAAACAACCAAATTTTCACCTATTACTTTTAGATCGTTCTCCATCACATGTACCATTGAGTGGGTCAGGACTTAAATCCAAATGATACAAAACGTTAGGAGTatggatgaaaattttaaaacttttaagggataaagtaaaaattaattactcTAAAATTTATGGGTGTAAATTGCAATTTAGTCAAGAATAAATTTATAGAcagattcaagaaaaaaaaaaaaatcagatgtATATTAATGGCCCAAATAATACGTAATGCATGCAGAATTACAGAACTGGAAAAAGACACCGGCATTGATTATATATAGAAGCttaaatttaagtaagtacACCAAGAAGTTAAGGAAACAACTTTTTGCCCACTTAATTAACAGGTTCTAAAAGAAGAAACAGAAGTAACATTGTTTTTAAACTGACTAGTTTCAGGACTTGACTGGTGATTACATGTATAAAAAGATGAATGGTGTTTAGCTACACATTCCTCTTCCCTTCATGACATGCCTCCAAAGACCTGGAATATGGACATTCGTGATATAATCTCTCCAATCTATGCCGCACACATCAAACCCAAATTTTATCTTCTCTTCTTCGGACATGCTTTCCATCAATCTTTGAGTATTGCTGTTATCAAACCTGTTTCGCAGTTGTTAGTTAGAAGTGTGtactaaacctttttttttttccacatgaTATGTGCTCCTTGATTTTCTAGTTAAAAATGTGTTTGATTGACTTTAATGTCATGTAAAAGTCACAGTGCGCTGTCACTAGTTACTTACCTTCCACCATAGAATGTGTATGGCTCGTATATGTTTGCTAGGTACTTCGCTTGTTCTACTGATTTTCTGCAGATAGTTTCGAGTTTCTGAGACAATTTCCCTTTTGAAGGGGGTATAGTTGTCAACCCACTTCGCTGAATAGCATCTCCCCATAGGTGAGTGGAGAATTCTTCCATGGAACTAAATAGCTTCATAGATGGAACTTTGATTGGCCTACCCTTTGAGTCCACGCACGGAGATGAATTGTAGTATTCATAAAGCAGTTTCGCCAGGTCATTGAAAACTAGTGGATTTACAACAGATGAAGCAATCTGGTATACATTGATGTCTTGTTTTTGGGCCACTCCATGCTTTGCTATGGCTGCCAGGGTTGCATTAACAACCATGTCTGCTGGGACCTGCAAGCATTCATGTCAAGGGAACAACTTGTTAATGACCACAATTACGAGTTACATGAATTGAATTGAACTCGTAAACTTTATGCTTCACACGTCTGTTAACCTCTTTTCCCTGACTATAATGAACCAGGCAGCCGAgccaaaatcacaacaaattcATATCTTCTAGTTTAATAATACAACTattcacattttctcaaaaaagatacaaaatatttgcTTACTACATCGAGTACTCCATTTGCGTCAACCAAGAAACCTGTGAGCAGCCCTTTTCCATAGTATAACACTATAGGATCCATCATCCTGTGAGATAGCTTGTATCAGAGCCAATTACTTTTTGCGTTCTATAGGTTAATACAAATTCTGAATAGGACATAAGTACCTATTTCCTTCCATCCATCCAGGGAATGGCTCTTTGCAAGTGCTCTCAATTACGCTAGGTCGAATAATAACAACTGGTATTTCTCCTCTCAATTTGTCGATCATCATTTCTCCCATAGCCTTTGTGAACACATAAGTATCTTGCCATCCATATCTTTTGGCCCTGATAAATTAACAACTATCTTCACATTAGAAATCCAAAAAGTGAAGTATTAATTTTGCACtaaaattatttctctttcctcagaaaaaaaaaaaagtactaaagaGCAAAGAAGAGAGAAGTAACTCATCACCTTTCTAGACCTAACTCTTTCATCTTTTGAGCCACTGACTTGACTTCATAAGCTTCCATGAAATCTGAAGCCAACTTTATTTCACCTTCGATGTCCAATGTAGGGAAGGGTCTTGATGAAATTTCTGAAAGTTCCCTTGCTATAGTATCACCAACACTGAATGGCCTTTCCATAATTTGTCCTTGTCTTTGACCATTAACATAAGCTGTATATGAAGAAATGAATATATGCTTAACACAAAATAAGATATGTgctccaaacagacccttaaaaATCATTCTAGTCCGTCCCCATATAtgcctttcattttttttttctttttttatttggctgAATATTTTGACTTACCTGTTGATACTTGCAAGAAGAGCTTTAGTTTCTTGCACTTCTTTGCAAAGCCCATCAGGTGGCATGGTCCTCTTGTGTTGATATCTATAGCAACGTCATATCTGCATGCAGTACCATAATTTCAAAATTCTATAATaacataaattgaaaaattacaagGTTATATGAACTTCTAATAAAGAAAGGTCATAACCTTTCATCAAACGCTGTATTAGCTGCAGAATTTACAATTACGTCGACTTCTTTTGCAATAAAATCTGCTGAATCTTCATCGAAGCCAAGATTAGATTCACAGATATTCCCAACCACAGGAACTAGCTTGCTCAACATGAAGGATTGGTAGGATTTTCCGTGGGTCTGTCGGAGACGCTTGAAAAGCTCAGCATTTATGATCTgaaacacaacaaaaagaaatttatcaaattgatcattaaaaaaatgaaccTTTATCAGAGGGCATTATAAAGAACGTACTTCACTTTTCAATCTTTCCAGAGCTGATTCCTTGTTTTTTGcctttatcaaaagaaaaattttaccAACATCGGGCTCTGTCCTTAAAATCTTCTCAATAAGAACtgatttttttgaagagaagaaaacacATGTTATTATCAATCGATGACCAAAAAAACCTTAATACGCATAAACAAAGTTCATGGAAAATGCCTTAAAACATATATACCTTTTGCCAGAAATCCAGTTCCACCAGTGATAAGAAATCCCTTCCCTCTAAGAAATTTGACAATTCCAATACCATCATGCATCTCTACCAAAGAGGTGGTTGGTCCTCCATATGGCACCAAATCCTTCACTGCAATCTCAGCCTGGCTATTTCCATTTGGGGACAAAATCAAGCTACCTGCATCTCTCAAAGCTGCACTATGATCCGTGCTCACTAATGCAGCTCTCTCGGTAAAAACCGAAGAAATCCCACTAGGCTTTACCACATTACCACTCTCTTGGCAATACACCACACTCCTCTTCCTCCTCAAGAAGCACTGGTCACGCTTTTCGGGTATTCTTAAGAGTTTAATCGGTGCAACTGAGGAAGAATTGAGGAACAAAGCCTCCATCATTTTCCAAGAAATGTGGAATATTTGCAGAGGAAACAAAAAAAGGGAGGGTAAGGAACTAGAAGTTGTGCTGTTTAAAATGGTTGGCTTAAAACCTTAGCTAAACACTTCCTGACTAAAAAGACAAGCAAGTAAACTAACAAAGCTTTATAAGAGAAGAGATGGTGTTTAGTTTGGTTTTAAAGAGAACAAGAGAGGggtgtgagagagaaagagaggtggGGTCGATTTAAGGGAGAAGGAGATGAGGGTTAGGTAAATTTGGATACTCATTTTGTAAAGCATTTTTCTATATGACATGGCTCTCTTTTTGCCACCCCCTTTACGCTTCTCACCAACGGCTAAGATGGTGGTAAACTCTCTTTCTTCCACCTCTTTAATTTACTTCTTTAGTAAatatgcatttttgttttttgtgtgcGCTAAAACTTTTAGTGGAAAATATTTGGGGAGAAAGAGTGTGAGAGTCAAGGAGTGTGTCATGGATATTTGCACTAGCTAGGTATTTTTGGACTAGGCTAGCTTCCCATTTGCTTAGCAAAAAGATGATCAAGTGACATTAAAGGCATAGTAGAGTCTAGCTGAATTGAAAAGATTGTGATATTATTACTCATAAGTTGGAACATGGctcaaatccaaattttgattaattttattttgatcctataattttttttttcattgagcATGAAATTAATTGatactatatatatttcaaaagaaCAGAGACCATTTGATTACAAATTAAGGCTAATGGTATCATGAATGACATTCAGGTCAGGCTTCTGTGAGTGTGTGGGgacaaaattgagagaaaattcaattaaattctaaattgaagtctaattttttGCCATATGtcttatctaatttttaaatttttgtgtcaagcaaattattaggtgcaaaagtAAAAGAGTCTAagttcaattagattctaaattgaattttaaattggaattcaattaaaatctaatatttTATAATGTGTCTTATCTAgtctaaacttttaaatttttgtgtcaagtaagttaatttagtgtaaaagtttgatttcaattagagtttactTTTGTGTGACGTTTtccatctaatttaattttgttaaatttttgtgtcaagtgagttaatttagtgtagaaaacaagaagtccaatataaataacctaggtaatatatatatatatatatatatatatatatatatatatatatatatatatatatatatatttaaaatcaaagcttagagaaaatttgattagaatcaaaattagattttgccTTTGTTAGCttttcatacaaattaaattgtttatatttttgttgttatttttttcttagactaatgagtatattttttatacagttTCTATTTAGACATTTTATATATGAAGATCTTGAACATAATAAACTGTAATTGAGTTAAACGATCCCAAGCACCTATCTCTGTTtaatttaggagatactattggaccaatttattcttttattttgtgttgtatttagtcgaatttcacaaaaaatgatggtgaattgatattgtatatgtagtatttaatagtgattttcaaaattatatacatcaGTGTAATGAAAAACTTGGCGTAACCAATATCATTAAAATTCTAaggaaaaatcattttagtaCCTCTAATTGTTTTGATCAAACTAATGTCCTATATATTTAATAACCCAAATTAACATCAATAGCACTACTATAATTCATCATTTCTGTGCGTAAGCACAGTTTACATACCAGTAAGTGTAATTGAAGGAACAAAAAATGCATTAGTCAACTATATAAATGtattagagtagaaattctatcttgtatatataaaaaaactatataaatgCATAACATGTTTTTAGCAAAAATCTAAGGggcattatttaaatttatatccaaatttatttattttacctaaaTTATGATAGGAATGAAGGATTTTTGAAAAGTCAAGCCCCCTGTTGGCTTCACGCTCATAGAATTTTGATAAGTGAGACAAATTGACAAACTACCTATGCttgatttatataattttgttgttgtttaacCATGCATTTGACATTATCTTAATTCTTATCACtacttttcttcattttatgaTCATTAGTCACATTCGCttaccatttaaaaaatataaaattactgTTGTTGCGTCTATTCGGGCAAATTCACACTACTGAAAATTCAACATGTTAATTttgaatagaaattctattttaacttaatctaagtgtatatgtgtgtaaagctcctttctagagacttgaatctcgACCCTTACTCCTCACACCTCACACCACATAAGTACTTATACATGTAAAGTGACTATCGCACTAAAGGTGTGCGGTGGtctcactacaagaaaaaagacaaaatacaaaaagtattattgcaacaaaaaaaaaataagggaggtaatatatatactattgcaTCTCTaagttgttttttgttgttgtaatagtaacttaaaattattatatcaaTATGAGATTGTAGCAATAATTATTATGTTACATTGAAATATGTTGTTGTAATAGGTAACTCTTATTATACATTGAGATATGTTGTTATAATAGGTAATCTTTTATTTCATATTGAACTATATTGTTAGTATAGTTCCtagatatgatttttaaatagcaaaacaggttaatgaaataattattatttaagaaaatgatttatttatttttaaatttttgggcaAATCACAATTTACCTATCTGTGGTTTggtcaaaatttaagttgcctacttgtggtttgaaatttgacacttttcCCACCTGAGGTTAGCTCAGTTAGATTTCTATAACCCACATCTGTTAAAAACaaagctaaatatgtaattttgctctacttttatgtctctcttttccaaaaacacattaaacataaaaatataagattaaATATGTTCAAAAACTATCCATTGGAACACTTTCATCATGGAATTTCAAACTACAAGcaagcaacttaaatttcagccaaaccataggtgggtaagttgtaattttgccctaatctttttttgataaaaaaatcaatatattgcaatgagattttttcaACTTATTGCCTCGGAGTTTATTACAACGGCTTGTATCAACttttttgtcattgcaataacaTCTATTgcaagattttgaaaaaaatcattgtAATATGTGGAACTCATTGCAACGAAAATCTAGTGTTGCATAAACCTATTGTCTCGGAATTTATTACAATGGCttgcattgatttttttatcgTTGCAATAACACCTATTACAATGCCATTAGTTATTATTGTAACGacttattttgttgtattaagtcttttttcttttagtgtcTTGTGGATTCAACTCACTAGGAGTTTTTCCTTGGAAGTAGGAGCCTCAAATTATAATGGAAAACAAAGAGATCCAGATGAAATTTAAGAACTAGCAACCACAATCACTCATTTGGACTACAGGAATTGCTTGGGAAGTGAGAAACCCATTGATATTTCTTCGTATTGAAGTAATGAAGTTCATGAAATACATGTGCTAGTcaataaattattgtaaaatagatgCTTAACTGCATGTTAAACACGTTACAACTCAATACTTCTTTTGATGGTCATTATTAAAACTTATATTTGCATTCATCATAACCTGAAAAGGTAAACAAAAAGTTCAAATCAATAATAGAAGATCAAAGAGAAAAACCTTATCTTTTTCTgcaataagagagagagagagagagagagagagtaaaattGGCTTACTTGGGTCTTTCATGACAATGCAGTCAGTGTTCTTGAAATAACAACTCATATCTTTTCTTCCATTGGCCTGGTAGTAAAGATTCATTATAACTGATGCATGGTTAATCAGTGTGTCTGGATAGTAACATCCACCACCATATCTTATAAGGCCACAGTCCACATGATTGCAAGCAAAATCTATGTTTGCTTGTAGCATGTCATCGCTTGTCATAGGCTTTGCCACACACCACTTTCCCTGAAATATCATAAGCATAACATTAAACTTgaattcaactttttttatGAGATAGAGGTAAAAGGAGTTTCAATTTACCGATGTTCATAAATCCAACACTGTGTCTCCAcctatcaaattttttaatactttagaTGTCAAAGGATAAGAAATAAGTAGAAAGAAACTTAATAAAAGATACAGCCTTTGAGCAAATAGTTTATAGTTAATTAGCAATTACATACCGCTATAGATGCAGTCAGCATAACCTGTAAAATGGTGCAAAACCAAGATGATTAGTTCATTGCAAGAAAAACTATAAGACT
This genomic stretch from Castanea sativa cultivar Marrone di Chiusa Pesio chromosome 9, ASM4071231v1 harbors:
- the LOC142609466 gene encoding fatty acyl-CoA reductase 2, chloroplastic, which gives rise to MMEALFLNSSSVAPIKLLRIPEKRDQCFLRRKRSVVYCQESGNVVKPSGISSVFTERAALVSTDHSAALRDAGSLILSPNGNSQAEIAVKDLVPYGGPTTSLVEMHDGIGIVKFLRGKGFLITGGTGFLAKVLIEKILRTEPDVGKIFLLIKAKNKESALERLKSEIINAELFKRLRQTHGKSYQSFMLSKLVPVVGNICESNLGFDEDSADFIAKEVDVIVNSAANTAFDERYDVAIDINTRGPCHLMGFAKKCKKLKLFLQVSTAYVNGQRQGQIMERPFSVGDTIARELSEISSRPFPTLDIEGEIKLASDFMEAYEVKSVAQKMKELGLERAKRYGWQDTYVFTKAMGEMMIDKLRGEIPVVIIRPSVIESTCKEPFPGWMEGNRMMDPIVLYYGKGLLTGFLVDANGVLDVVPADMVVNATLAAIAKHGVAQKQDINVYQIASSVVNPLVFNDLAKLLYEYYNSSPCVDSKGRPIKVPSMKLFSSMEEFSTHLWGDAIQRSGLTTIPPSKGKLSQKLETICRKSVEQAKYLANIYEPYTFYGGRFDNSNTQRLMESMSEEEKIKFGFDVCGIDWRDYITNVHIPGLWRHVMKGRGMCS